CTGGAGTCAAGGCTCCGGTCACTCGAGCGCTACGTGACATCAGACAACTACGACTTAAAGCGGCAAATCAATAACCTTTAAGTTAACTACGGGCGACTCGGTCGCCCTTTGTCTTTGTTGGCAACGAATAAAGCAAAGACGCTGTTAAGGGAATGACACAGGAGATTCTATGGCGAGCAGCCCGGTGGATAAACTCACACAAAAGGCACGCGATCTGCTGGCGAGGAGCACAGACCGGCATTTAAGACTGGCGGTAACCGGCCTCTCGGGAGCAGGGAAAACCGCCTTTATCACAGGCCTTGTCCATCAGCTTCTGAGTGCCACCGCTGCAAACGATAAAAATCTGCCGCTGTGGCAGGTGAGCCGCGATGAAAGACTGGTTGGTGTTCGCCGCGCCAGTCAGCCTGATTTAAACATTGCCAGTTTTGACCTGCAAGGAGCGCTGGCGGCCTTATCACAGACGCCGCCAGCCTGGCCTGCATCTACCCGCAACCTGTCTGAGATCAGGCTCGAAATCCGCTATCGCCCCAAAGGCGGCCTGTTATCAAAACTCTCTGATGTGTCCACCCTGTATCTGGATTTGGTGGACTACCCGGGGGAGTGGCTGCTGGATTTACCCATGCTGCGTCAGGACTACGCCAGCTGGAGTCAAAGCGTGTTTGCTGCCATCAACAAGCGCGCACCATCCGAGTCTTTGAAGGCTTTTATTGAGGCGGCAAGCCGGGTTCGCCTGGATGAGCCATTAAGCGATGAAGAGTTTGAACGTATCGCAGGCCTGTATCGCGCCTACCTTGAAGAGTCTGTGCATCGTCAGGGTTATTATTTCGCCCAGCCCGGACGCATGTTGCTGCCTGGAGAGCTAGAAGGCGCGCCCCTGCTGGCGTTTTTCCCGTTGCCGCTGGATGAGGCGGCACATAAGCGTGCCGCAGAAGCCGGTAAGGACAGCGCTTACAGCCAGCTTTGTCGCCGTTACCGTGAATACGTGGATGCCGTAGTCGAGCCCTTCTTTAAACGTCACTTTGCCCGTTTTGACCGGCAATTGGTGCTGGTGGACTGCTTCAGTGCCCTCAATCGTGGCCGAGCCCAGTTTGAAGACATGAGCCTAGCGCTGGATGGCATTCTTGAAAGTTTCAGGTTTGGTCAGTCCAGCCTGATCCGCAGGTTGTTTTCACCCCGAATCGACAAACTGCTGTTTGCCGCCAGTAAAATTGACCACGTGACCCGGGATCAGCAGGGCAGGGTGCTGGGGCTGCTTAAACACATGCTGGGGCGAAGTGAGCACTTCGCTCGCTTCGAAGGCTGTCAGGTGGAGGCCATGGCCATCAGCGCCATTCGTGCCACCCGTCCGGGGATGGTCAATACCGAAAAAGGCGAGGTCGAAGTGGTCACAGGAACCGAGCTTGCCACCGGCAAACCCATTACCCTGTTTCCCGGCGAAGTGCCGCAAAGCTTACCCATGCCGGATTTCTGGCAAAAGCAGGGCTTTGAATTTGTGCAGTTTGCGCCCATAGCCAGAAATGGCGAAAGCCCCATGTCCCATATCCGCCTCGATCATCTGCTGGAATACCTGCTTGGCGATAAGCTTGCCTGAGTGGGAACCAGTGAGTAGCAGGAGATGACTGAAATCATGAAAGACGAGACGCCGCTGGCGCCCGCACGCCGCTTTGAATCTGAGCGGCCAACCGACGATGCCCTCGCAGGCACTCAGCGTTTTGCCGTTGAGACCGAGGTGCGCAGCCTTGATGAAACTGAGCTTGAACAGGCACTGTCCCCCCTCGATGCCCACATCACTTTGCAGGGACTGAAAGGCCGCCGCTGGTCGCCCCTGGCGAAGTGGGCACTCACAGGCCTGGGTGTGCTTGTAGTCACTGAAACCGCTCTGGGCTTAATGGACGCTTATCGCCAAAGCCCTTGGTTGTTTGGGCTTTATGGCGTGGTGCTTGGGCTGGTGCTGACCTGGGGGCTTGGGGCGGCCTGGCGCGAGTACCTTCTGCTTAAACGTCTTAAAGCCACCGATGATGC
This portion of the Shewanella amazonensis SB2B genome encodes:
- a CDS encoding YcjX family GTP-binding protein, with the protein product MASSPVDKLTQKARDLLARSTDRHLRLAVTGLSGAGKTAFITGLVHQLLSATAANDKNLPLWQVSRDERLVGVRRASQPDLNIASFDLQGALAALSQTPPAWPASTRNLSEIRLEIRYRPKGGLLSKLSDVSTLYLDLVDYPGEWLLDLPMLRQDYASWSQSVFAAINKRAPSESLKAFIEAASRVRLDEPLSDEEFERIAGLYRAYLEESVHRQGYYFAQPGRMLLPGELEGAPLLAFFPLPLDEAAHKRAAEAGKDSAYSQLCRRYREYVDAVVEPFFKRHFARFDRQLVLVDCFSALNRGRAQFEDMSLALDGILESFRFGQSSLIRRLFSPRIDKLLFAASKIDHVTRDQQGRVLGLLKHMLGRSEHFARFEGCQVEAMAISAIRATRPGMVNTEKGEVEVVTGTELATGKPITLFPGEVPQSLPMPDFWQKQGFEFVQFAPIARNGESPMSHIRLDHLLEYLLGDKLA